The Pseudoalteromonas carrageenovora IAM 12662 DNA window CTTTTTAGGGGCGTTTATTTCGGCTAAGCAAAGTAAAAAAAGGCAATGTAGTAAAACTAATTCAGCAAATGCTCTTTTAACAAGCGAGACAAATTAATTTGATAGTCGAGTGGCTTTACACTTGCTAGTATTTTTATGTCGTGGGTGTGCTCACTTAAATCAATGTTTTTTGGCGTTATATGATGGCTATGCTTAGCATTATAAAATAGCTTAATTTTAGGCTTTATAGGATTAAGCTTATTACCTTCAAGTACTAGCGCTAAACGATCGTTAGTCAGCTTAACTATTGTCCCTACGGGGTGCACTCCTAAGCACTTAATAAAGTGCTGTACCAGCTCGGCATCAAACATTTGTTTATTAGCTAACAAGTAACGTAGCGCATTAATCGGCTCATCACCATCTTGATGCGGTCTATCGGCAGTCATTGCATCGTATACATCTACAATTGCCATAATACGTGCTGGTCGGCTTATTTTATCACCTTGTATAGCGCGCGGATAACCAGAGCCATCTAAACGTTCATGGTGATTTACTATCATATCGAGCATAAGCGGCGTAATGCCTTTTTCACCTTTAACTAGACCAAGACCCTGTGCAACATGCTTTTTTATAGCAACAAGCTCGTTATTGGTTACTTTACTTGGTTTTGAAAAAATACCTTGTGGGAGCTTTGCTTGGCCTAAATCATGAAGTAATGCGCCCATAGCCAACTCTTGTACTAAAGGCTCTTTGTAACCAAGGTACTTAGCAAATACTGCAGTAAAAATGGCGCAGTTGATCATGTGTCGCCAGTTATAACTGTGTTTGTCTTTAATGCGGGTAAGAATAGTAATAGCGTTTGCATTACGAAATACCGAGCTCACTATTTCACAGGCTATTTCATCAAGCACTTTTACATTTAAACTAAGCCCTGATGTTAAATCGCCATAAAGCGATTGCAGCTTACGCCCTTGCTGATCGTAATTAACACTCGCTTTTGCAAATTCTTGTTCGAGTGTTATTGCTATAGGTTTTTTTTCAGCTTTTTGTTGGCTATTAAAGGTTTTAGGTCTATTTTGCGGCTTGTATTTAGCGGGAATAGCCGCATCGCCTTTAGTAAAATCAATAAGAAGCTCTAACACCCCCTCAGCGACTAAACGCTGAATAATTGATTTATCTCGCACTAAACCACTGGTCTTAATTTTAATGCTATTAATGCCTTCGTGCTGTTTAGTTACGCTATCGACGTACATACCAGGGG harbors:
- a CDS encoding HD-GYP domain-containing protein; protein product: MLITLPISELTPGMYVDSVTKQHEGINSIKIKTSGLVRDKSIIQRLVAEGVLELLIDFTKGDAAIPAKYKPQNRPKTFNSQQKAEKKPIAITLEQEFAKASVNYDQQGRKLQSLYGDLTSGLSLNVKVLDEIACEIVSSVFRNANAITILTRIKDKHSYNWRHMINCAIFTAVFAKYLGYKEPLVQELAMGALLHDLGQAKLPQGIFSKPSKVTNNELVAIKKHVAQGLGLVKGEKGITPLMLDMIVNHHERLDGSGYPRAIQGDKISRPARIMAIVDVYDAMTADRPHQDGDEPINALRYLLANKQMFDAELVQHFIKCLGVHPVGTIVKLTNDRLALVLEGNKLNPIKPKIKLFYNAKHSHHITPKNIDLSEHTHDIKILASVKPLDYQINLSRLLKEHLLN